A part of Terriglobus roseus genomic DNA contains:
- a CDS encoding AAA family ATPase — protein sequence MAFTDLPPDAAQLQQRIERFHAVREGIVQQVRQVIVGQDDVIEQVLIALFVGGHCLLTGMPGTAKTLMVRTVAEALGLEFRRIQFTPDLMPSDITGTDIIEEDASTGHRRWTFVQGPIFGNVILADEINRTPPKTQAALLEAMQERSCTVRGHIYKLPSPFFVLATQNPIELEGTYPLPEAQLDRFLFNAVLDYLSPEDELKVVDLTTATRIPKISAVTTAEELLDFQKLVREVPISETLARYVVDLVRATRHKSDNAPEFVKKYVSYGGSIRAAQFIVLAAKARALSRKRYHVSQEDITAVTIPVLRHRILLNFHAESERMDADNILTRLIATVPRPKE from the coding sequence ATGGCCTTCACCGATCTTCCACCGGATGCAGCACAACTTCAGCAGCGCATTGAACGATTTCATGCCGTGCGCGAGGGTATTGTTCAGCAGGTTCGCCAGGTCATCGTCGGGCAGGACGATGTGATTGAGCAGGTGCTCATTGCATTGTTTGTTGGCGGCCATTGTCTGCTGACAGGCATGCCCGGCACTGCGAAGACATTGATGGTGCGCACCGTGGCGGAGGCACTTGGGCTGGAGTTTCGACGCATTCAATTCACGCCTGACTTGATGCCGTCAGACATCACAGGCACGGACATTATTGAAGAGGATGCATCGACGGGGCATCGTCGGTGGACGTTTGTGCAGGGGCCAATCTTTGGCAATGTGATTCTCGCCGATGAAATCAATCGCACACCGCCGAAGACGCAGGCTGCGCTGCTGGAAGCAATGCAAGAGCGTTCCTGCACGGTGCGTGGGCATATCTACAAACTGCCTTCTCCCTTCTTTGTACTTGCCACGCAGAACCCAATTGAACTGGAAGGAACGTATCCACTGCCCGAGGCACAGTTGGATCGCTTCCTCTTCAATGCGGTTTTGGATTATCTGAGTCCTGAAGATGAATTGAAAGTAGTAGACCTTACCACTGCGACGCGCATACCGAAGATCAGCGCAGTGACCACTGCCGAGGAGTTGCTTGATTTTCAGAAGCTGGTGCGTGAGGTTCCCATCTCAGAGACTCTTGCGCGCTATGTGGTGGATCTCGTCCGTGCCACGCGGCATAAGAGCGACAACGCGCCCGAGTTTGTGAAGAAGTATGTGAGCTACGGCGGAAGTATTCGTGCGGCGCAGTTTATTGTGCTGGCCGCGAAGGCGCGTGCATTGTCGCGCAAGCGGTATCACGTGTCGCAAGAGGATATTACGGCGGTGACGATTCCCGTACTGCGACACCGCATCCTGCTGAACTTTCATGCGGAATCGGAACGTATGGATGCGGACAATATTTTGACGCGATTGATTGCCACCGTGCCAAGGCCGAAGGAGTAG
- a CDS encoding DUF58 domain-containing protein: MQRFLQPAVLSAISSLDLLAKTVVDGFVAGLHRSPDFGFSQEFAEYRAYAPGDDLRHVDWNLFGRTDRTYIKRYRGETNSQLTVLLDASNSMQLASTDVSKMDYARYLAASLFYMAIKRQRDAAGLIVFDDEVREYVRPSARSGQMVRLMGGLEHAEPRARTDFGKPLHHFQQLLHRRGIAVVVSDFYEEPELIVKTIEPLRFHGNEVVLFHVLDPQEVRMELKSASVLVDLETDQRIEVIPEYAKTTYRQKMQAHIEALRSKARAAGLDYRLLLTDQPLDHALREYLTLRQRGNA, from the coding sequence TTGCAACGATTCCTACAACCCGCGGTGTTATCGGCTATCTCTTCGCTGGATCTGTTAGCGAAGACGGTGGTGGACGGCTTTGTGGCTGGGTTGCACCGGTCGCCTGACTTCGGCTTTTCGCAGGAGTTCGCGGAATATCGCGCGTATGCGCCGGGCGATGATCTGCGGCATGTGGACTGGAATCTTTTTGGACGAACGGATCGCACGTACATCAAGCGATATCGCGGGGAAACGAATTCGCAGTTAACGGTGCTTCTCGATGCGAGCAACAGCATGCAGCTTGCGAGTACGGATGTGTCAAAGATGGATTATGCCCGCTATCTCGCAGCGTCGTTGTTTTACATGGCGATCAAGCGGCAGCGCGACGCCGCAGGTCTGATTGTTTTCGATGACGAGGTACGCGAGTACGTGCGGCCTTCCGCACGCTCAGGGCAGATGGTGCGATTGATGGGCGGCCTGGAACATGCAGAGCCGCGTGCGCGAACGGACTTTGGCAAGCCTCTGCATCACTTTCAACAGTTACTACATCGGCGTGGGATCGCGGTGGTGGTTTCGGATTTTTATGAAGAGCCGGAACTGATTGTGAAAACAATTGAGCCATTACGCTTCCACGGCAATGAAGTGGTGTTGTTTCATGTGCTGGATCCGCAAGAGGTGCGGATGGAATTGAAGTCCGCCTCAGTGCTTGTGGATCTTGAGACCGATCAGCGCATTGAAGTGATTCCGGAGTATGCGAAGACAACGTATCGGCAGAAGATGCAGGCGCATATTGAAGCGTTGCGCTCCAAGGCGCGTGCGGCGGGACTGGATTATCGGCTGTTGTTGACGGATCAGCCGTTGGATCATGCGTTGCGTGAGTATTTGACGTTGCGACAGCGAGGGAATGCATGA
- a CDS encoding vWA domain-containing protein — protein sequence MGFLAPWFLGGLLALGVPVFVHLLRRHVTVPRPVGSLMFFERGTQSSTKHRRLKYLLLFALRAALVLLVVLAFANPFVKRPATDPAGRLMMIVLDNSYSMHAGTRFVDAKREASEMLAKRPASQRAQIIALGGQVQVLTQATDDGAQLRSALESIQPGDGHASYGELARTLRSLREGSRQPADLHLFSDAQKSAMPASFADMVMPPDVALILHQVAKGSPTENWTVASVDAPAEIADVKDPKQSRARVTVTGFHTRAAKKSVSLLVNGHIVATKQMDVPENGSATVEFAPLDVAYGFNRCEARIDGGDAFAADDVSYFAIRRSDPEKVLFLHGIGDARSEVYYGSALAAAARASFTLQTTSAAAANDLDPSRFAFVVLSDAVSLPSIFEHNLQDYVQKGGNVLIALGTAAGHHARIPLWGSDVKDTHSYSSNAPATVGQVDFTHPSLQDAQPGRDNGGWAEAKVFYAAQVDATNAHVLARLNDGTPLLLDRPMGEGHVLLLTTGLDNLTNDLPLHPVFVAFVDRSARYLAGAERLAGSRMVDSFVALRAGNASTANVEVIDPDAKRALSLEEARTAQTFRLERTGFYSVHFASGRDAVIGVNANRLESDLEPMPQDLQQLWAGSNNGEAQSQTVEATGDAKFQRVSMWWWVMLLALLVAIAETALSGSYMATQREDA from the coding sequence GTGGGATTTCTTGCGCCGTGGTTTTTGGGTGGATTACTCGCGCTGGGTGTGCCGGTGTTTGTACACCTGCTGCGGCGTCATGTCACCGTGCCACGGCCTGTCGGTTCGTTGATGTTCTTTGAACGCGGGACACAGAGTTCCACGAAGCATCGGCGGCTGAAGTATCTGTTGTTGTTTGCGCTGCGAGCGGCGTTGGTTTTGTTGGTGGTACTGGCGTTTGCGAATCCATTTGTGAAGCGGCCGGCGACTGATCCTGCGGGACGGCTGATGATGATTGTGCTGGACAACTCGTACAGCATGCATGCGGGAACTCGCTTTGTAGATGCAAAGCGAGAAGCGTCAGAGATGCTGGCGAAGCGGCCTGCGTCGCAGCGGGCACAGATCATTGCGCTGGGTGGGCAGGTGCAGGTGCTGACGCAGGCAACGGACGATGGCGCTCAGTTGCGATCCGCACTGGAGAGTATCCAGCCTGGTGACGGACATGCGAGTTATGGCGAACTGGCGCGTACGCTGCGTTCGTTGCGCGAGGGAAGCAGACAGCCTGCAGATCTACATCTGTTTAGCGACGCGCAGAAGTCCGCGATGCCTGCGAGCTTTGCAGATATGGTGATGCCGCCGGATGTGGCGTTGATACTGCACCAAGTGGCGAAGGGAAGTCCCACAGAGAACTGGACAGTCGCCAGCGTGGATGCGCCTGCGGAGATTGCAGATGTAAAAGATCCGAAGCAATCGCGTGCGCGCGTGACGGTGACCGGATTTCATACACGTGCGGCGAAGAAGAGTGTCTCACTGCTGGTGAACGGACACATCGTTGCGACCAAACAGATGGATGTGCCGGAGAATGGTAGCGCCACCGTGGAATTTGCACCGCTGGATGTGGCATACGGATTCAACCGTTGCGAGGCGCGCATTGATGGTGGAGATGCGTTTGCGGCGGATGATGTGAGTTACTTTGCAATTCGTCGTTCCGACCCTGAGAAGGTGCTGTTTCTACACGGCATCGGTGATGCGCGTTCGGAGGTGTATTACGGTTCGGCATTAGCTGCTGCGGCTCGCGCTTCCTTCACACTGCAGACAACGAGTGCGGCAGCGGCAAATGATCTGGATCCTTCACGATTTGCGTTTGTTGTGTTGTCGGATGCCGTGTCGTTGCCTTCCATCTTTGAACACAATCTGCAGGATTACGTGCAGAAGGGCGGCAACGTGCTGATAGCGTTAGGCACCGCCGCGGGTCATCACGCGAGAATTCCGCTGTGGGGGAGCGATGTCAAGGACACCCATAGCTATAGCTCGAATGCTCCTGCCACGGTGGGGCAGGTGGACTTTACTCATCCCTCTCTGCAAGATGCGCAGCCGGGACGTGATAACGGTGGATGGGCCGAAGCGAAGGTCTTTTACGCGGCACAGGTGGACGCAACGAATGCTCACGTGCTGGCGCGATTGAATGATGGAACGCCATTGTTGCTGGACCGCCCGATGGGTGAAGGACATGTGCTGTTGCTCACCACTGGGTTAGATAACCTGACGAACGATCTGCCGCTGCATCCAGTATTTGTGGCGTTTGTCGATCGGAGTGCCCGTTATCTTGCAGGGGCTGAGCGACTGGCCGGTTCACGCATGGTAGATAGCTTTGTGGCTCTCCGAGCAGGCAATGCGTCGACCGCGAATGTTGAGGTGATTGATCCCGATGCGAAACGTGCCCTGTCGCTGGAGGAAGCACGTACAGCGCAGACGTTCCGGTTGGAGCGTACCGGGTTTTACAGTGTGCATTTTGCCAGTGGCCGTGATGCGGTGATTGGCGTGAATGCGAATCGGCTGGAGAGTGATCTGGAGCCGATGCCGCAGGATCTGCAGCAGTTGTGGGCAGGAAGTAACAACGGTGAGGCGCAGAGCCAAACTGTTGAAGCGACTGGCGATGCGAAATTTCAGCGCGTGAGCATGTGGTGGTGGGTTATGCTGCTGGCACTCCTCGTAGCGATTGCGGAGACGGCACTCTCCGGCAGCTACATGGCCACGCAGCGGGAGGATGCATGA
- the folP gene encoding dihydropteroate synthase, whose product MQIAPRGQYEWKLRTRTLPLGKRTLVMGILNVTPDSFSDGGEYVSLSSALQHALYMLDHGADIIDVGGESTRPGTAAGTPDAVSASEEQSRILPLIRNLMHARPETIISVDTYRASTARQAIEAGAEIVNDVSGMLWDREMAATCAELRCGVIAMHTRGLPSEWAKQAPLEPREIVPMVLAELRETALRLMLAGCERSSIVLDPGFGFGKVGNENWTLLHEMDRLQELGFPLLAGLSRKGFLGEVLRKIDDEVPAPHLRDKATAAANVIAALAGAHIVRVHDIRRTREAMAVTDAVREAAF is encoded by the coding sequence ATGCAGATCGCGCCGCGTGGCCAATACGAATGGAAACTGCGCACGCGTACGTTGCCTCTGGGCAAGCGCACGCTGGTCATGGGCATCCTCAACGTCACGCCTGATTCCTTCTCAGATGGCGGCGAATATGTGTCCCTAAGCTCTGCCCTGCAACACGCGCTTTACATGCTGGACCATGGCGCGGACATCATTGACGTCGGTGGCGAATCCACTCGTCCAGGCACTGCAGCAGGGACACCCGATGCTGTCAGCGCAAGCGAAGAGCAGTCACGCATCCTGCCGCTGATTCGCAACCTGATGCATGCGCGGCCTGAAACCATCATCTCTGTGGACACCTATCGCGCATCCACTGCGCGGCAGGCGATAGAAGCTGGCGCGGAAATTGTGAATGACGTGAGCGGCATGCTGTGGGATCGAGAGATGGCCGCCACCTGCGCGGAGTTACGCTGCGGTGTCATCGCTATGCACACGCGTGGACTCCCATCTGAATGGGCGAAGCAAGCTCCACTGGAGCCGCGCGAGATCGTCCCGATGGTGCTGGCAGAGTTGCGAGAAACGGCATTGCGCCTGATGCTTGCGGGATGTGAGCGATCCAGCATTGTTCTTGATCCCGGATTCGGCTTCGGCAAGGTCGGGAATGAAAACTGGACCCTGTTGCACGAGATGGATCGACTTCAGGAGCTTGGCTTCCCTTTACTAGCAGGCCTTTCACGCAAAGGCTTCCTTGGCGAAGTGTTGCGAAAGATCGATGATGAAGTACCCGCGCCGCATCTGCGCGACAAAGCCACTGCTGCGGCAAATGTGATTGCCGCACTTGCTGGGGCGCACATCGTCCGCGTTCACGATATTCGACGCACGCGTGAAGCCATGGCCGTTACAGACGCAGTGCGCGAAGCGGCATTCTGA
- the dacB gene encoding D-alanyl-D-alanine carboxypeptidase/D-alanyl-D-alanine-endopeptidase, with amino-acid sequence MSLRFVPALLLSVSIASACAQTQALPTYDGLPLAERVQRITSEPNVVRAHWGVRVTKLDGTPVFTMNDVQLFQPASNAKLFTTATAMALLGADTTFETRVIASPLKPIHEGSLDGDLELVGDGDPNLSGTTLPYLSPAQRPKLDPNAPPVDPLRYLAQLADKVAATGLKHIAGNIVGDDTLFPYEPYPEDWSIDDAVWGYGAPVSALTINDNLINIKLKPGAKVGDPVTYELSPAMPWYSIDTVDAKTGEAKSGSHLAIERMPDSRSVRIYGTIAIDSEPDNEELAINDPADYAATAFKMLLEQRGIKVDGKPVSKHRLPQNEGSFTVEARKPVTLPAAGELAHRPTGLAPSGADPTIHATLASLTSQTVATDMMLTNKISQNLHAEIFLHQLGAAFGNGSTLSGARVVRTFVTQRAGVDPEDFIFFDGSGLSGHDLVTPRAITSLLQYAATQPWFATWKATLPVGGEDGTLRARFPGAPMKDHVFAKTGTLSEARALSGYIDCASGQTLIFSVIVNAHTPRTSDDMKAMDRIVSAIAATN; translated from the coding sequence ATGAGCTTGCGCTTTGTGCCTGCCCTATTGCTGTCTGTGTCGATTGCGTCAGCCTGTGCGCAGACGCAGGCATTGCCCACGTATGACGGTCTTCCGCTGGCGGAACGCGTGCAGCGCATTACCAGCGAGCCCAATGTGGTGCGGGCGCACTGGGGCGTGCGAGTGACAAAGCTGGACGGAACGCCGGTGTTCACCATGAACGATGTGCAACTGTTTCAGCCGGCATCGAATGCGAAGCTGTTTACTACTGCCACGGCAATGGCGTTGCTTGGCGCAGACACCACCTTTGAAACACGCGTGATTGCGAGCCCTCTCAAGCCGATCCACGAGGGCAGCCTGGATGGCGATTTAGAGCTTGTGGGCGACGGCGATCCGAATCTCTCCGGCACCACGTTGCCATATCTCTCACCGGCACAGAGGCCGAAGCTCGATCCGAATGCGCCACCGGTTGATCCGTTGCGATATCTTGCGCAGCTTGCGGATAAGGTTGCGGCGACAGGGCTCAAGCATATTGCGGGAAACATTGTTGGCGATGACACGCTGTTTCCTTACGAGCCGTATCCCGAGGATTGGAGCATTGATGATGCAGTCTGGGGTTATGGCGCGCCGGTCTCTGCGCTGACCATCAATGACAACCTGATCAACATCAAGTTGAAGCCGGGTGCTAAGGTTGGCGATCCGGTCACGTATGAGCTTTCGCCTGCGATGCCCTGGTATTCCATTGATACGGTGGATGCCAAGACCGGTGAGGCGAAGAGTGGATCACACCTGGCTATTGAGCGCATGCCGGATTCGCGCAGTGTCCGCATCTACGGAACGATTGCGATTGATAGCGAGCCGGACAACGAAGAGTTGGCAATCAATGATCCCGCGGATTATGCAGCGACTGCGTTCAAGATGTTGTTGGAGCAACGTGGCATTAAGGTAGATGGCAAGCCGGTCAGCAAACATCGGTTGCCGCAGAATGAAGGCAGTTTTACAGTGGAGGCGCGTAAGCCAGTAACACTGCCTGCTGCAGGTGAACTGGCACATCGACCAACAGGCCTGGCGCCTTCCGGAGCCGACCCGACGATTCACGCCACGTTAGCGTCGCTGACTTCGCAGACCGTAGCGACAGACATGATGCTGACCAACAAGATTTCCCAGAACCTGCATGCGGAGATATTCCTGCATCAACTGGGTGCTGCGTTCGGCAATGGTTCCACACTCAGCGGTGCGCGCGTGGTGAGGACGTTTGTGACGCAGCGCGCGGGTGTAGACCCGGAAGACTTTATCTTCTTCGATGGATCAGGCCTGAGTGGGCATGATCTGGTCACGCCGCGCGCCATCACGTCGTTGCTTCAATACGCCGCCACGCAGCCGTGGTTTGCCACGTGGAAGGCGACGCTGCCTGTCGGTGGCGAAGATGGAACATTACGTGCGCGTTTTCCCGGTGCGCCCATGAAGGATCATGTTTTTGCGAAGACGGGAACGTTGAGCGAGGCGCGTGCGCTCTCGGGCTACATTGATTGCGCCAGCGGGCAGACTCTCATCTTCTCTGTGATAGTGAATGCGCATACGCCACGTACCAGCGACGACATGAAGGCTATGGACAGGATTGTGTCTGCGATCGCTGCCACGAATTGA
- a CDS encoding SGNH/GDSL hydrolase family protein: MNIIRMKLTPHLLALCLIFPVALNAQAKHSPDLRTEKIEWTWADRPESPNPALPNVLLLGDSITRAYYPATAKALDGVANVYLFATSACSADPRYAGQLKDYMALAAVPFAVVHFNNGMHGWRFTEAEYAASLPGVVGTLKKLQPQSHLVWTNTTPVRKDSDTGATNARIDQRNRDAAQVMQRLKVSMDDQHTLMQPHTDMHADDVHWNTAGSDLQAEQVAASIRKQLGH; the protein is encoded by the coding sequence GTGAACATCATCCGCATGAAGCTGACGCCGCATCTTCTTGCTCTGTGTCTTATCTTTCCTGTCGCTCTGAACGCGCAGGCAAAACATTCGCCTGATCTGCGCACAGAAAAGATTGAATGGACATGGGCCGATCGGCCCGAATCGCCCAATCCTGCTTTGCCAAACGTTCTGCTGCTGGGCGATTCCATTACACGCGCCTACTATCCTGCAACTGCGAAGGCGCTGGACGGTGTTGCGAATGTGTATCTCTTTGCCACGTCCGCATGCAGCGCTGATCCTCGTTATGCAGGGCAATTAAAGGACTACATGGCACTTGCTGCTGTGCCGTTCGCGGTGGTTCATTTCAATAACGGCATGCACGGATGGCGATTCACTGAGGCGGAGTATGCGGCTTCGCTGCCGGGCGTGGTCGGCACGTTGAAGAAGCTACAGCCGCAGTCGCATCTCGTATGGACGAACACCACGCCTGTTCGCAAAGACTCGGATACAGGCGCAACGAACGCTCGCATTGACCAGCGCAATCGCGATGCGGCACAAGTCATGCAGCGGCTGAAGGTCTCCATGGACGATCAACATACGTTGATGCAGCCGCACACAGACATGCACGCCGACGACGTTCACTGGAATACGGCAGGCAGCGACCTGCAGGCAGAACAGGTCGCCGCATCGATACGGAAACAGCTAGGCCACTGA
- a CDS encoding HdeD family acid-resistance protein, which produces MAETDVVATERSHGVSIAISVLMIVIGLLALAMPLLAGVAVTAIFGWGLILMGFLHLVLGWQVRGLGAHIWEFFVALVYLFCGIYTLMHPLAGLVGLTAILGAYLLIKGIAELVGGLAARRIPGSGWLLLDGVISLVLAGIIWAHVLAAATWVIGTLLGFSILFTGFSRLLLLLSVKRSYRTATV; this is translated from the coding sequence ATGGCTGAAACAGATGTTGTCGCAACAGAACGTTCTCATGGTGTCTCCATCGCCATCAGCGTGCTGATGATTGTGATCGGATTGCTGGCCCTGGCAATGCCTCTACTGGCAGGCGTGGCGGTGACAGCCATCTTTGGATGGGGTCTGATCCTGATGGGCTTCCTCCATCTGGTGCTCGGATGGCAGGTACGCGGTTTGGGTGCGCACATCTGGGAGTTCTTTGTCGCCCTCGTCTATCTCTTCTGCGGCATTTACACACTCATGCATCCGCTGGCCGGACTGGTGGGATTGACCGCCATCCTCGGCGCATACCTTCTCATCAAGGGCATTGCGGAGCTTGTGGGCGGCCTTGCTGCGCGACGCATTCCCGGCTCCGGATGGTTGCTGCTCGACGGTGTCATCTCGCTGGTGCTGGCTGGCATCATCTGGGCACATGTTCTTGCAGCCGCCACGTGGGTGATCGGCACGTTGCTGGGATTCTCGATTCTGTTCACCGGCTTCTCACGCCTGCTGTTACTGCTGAGCGTGAAGCGTTCCTACAGAACTGCAACGGTGTAA
- a CDS encoding HD domain-containing protein, translated as METFETQEGWRGAIVRRIRIEALPPEKFSHQARLYALTRQIAASFTEPVDDDVLFGATWVHDLGVFLGHRPSEPEALKRWNSTAYTVAHAGAVLRECGFPEEKIAAAVECIRTHEAHGEPTTIEGTILRDADLLEQLGAVAVMRTTAKIAQDTRFITFADATRSLEKALATVPPQIRLEKAKELAAPRIAALRSFLDSLQQESGGLLD; from the coding sequence ATGGAAACCTTTGAGACGCAAGAGGGCTGGCGAGGCGCGATCGTACGTCGCATCCGCATAGAAGCCCTGCCCCCGGAAAAGTTCTCGCACCAGGCGCGGCTCTATGCGCTGACTCGGCAGATTGCCGCTAGTTTCACTGAGCCGGTGGATGATGACGTCCTTTTTGGCGCGACGTGGGTGCATGATCTTGGAGTGTTCCTTGGACATAGGCCATCGGAGCCGGAGGCATTGAAGCGGTGGAACTCCACGGCCTATACCGTTGCCCATGCAGGCGCGGTCCTGCGCGAGTGCGGTTTCCCAGAGGAAAAAATCGCTGCTGCGGTCGAGTGCATCCGCACGCATGAGGCTCACGGAGAGCCCACTACGATTGAGGGAACGATCCTTCGTGATGCCGACCTGCTGGAGCAACTGGGTGCCGTGGCAGTGATGCGGACAACGGCAAAGATCGCGCAGGACACGCGCTTCATTACCTTCGCTGACGCAACGCGATCGCTGGAAAAAGCGCTTGCAACAGTGCCACCGCAGATCCGGCTGGAAAAGGCGAAGGAGCTTGCCGCGCCACGCATCGCTGCGTTGCGAAGCTTTCTGGATTCACTACAGCAGGAGTCGGGTGGCTTGTTGGATTAA
- a CDS encoding DUF5715 family protein, which translates to MFDSPRPANGMPATPNGTVSRSLSVRTVALALAATLLPTLSYAATRHTAVHPAAKQVKTAPAHATTAKSAKAHRNTELDRAEAASRKPVKGRVAKQEVAAKPEAAKPEVAVKKRTGREAIEAARAEVRGAHAASQTKSAPAPEAPVRKATAPVEEASADRATQDRVHAWYKSRSAGSSDETADVAPAKSTVAKAKPVKAVVAPDLATTAHKATVEDFDRALEQQRQAIRTAQAQNMARTTDDDDAAEAATQIPRTAPTARVAAPFVHGDLLAQAADDQPGSLPVQASLPAAKLDRHLEKHPDTKPDAEVLAKTPDGLDSASPSRVRVIAAETASADVPKVNLPKPISIRKDAAPAVVAVKAAAKKPDLDPQTAQALTDATFDDDNDAPAETTRSIKAAPVVRRAVVASDEDAADAAVIPAVKVDLYDTNGRIKMLPAMKGSHEILVHQNQMAVADGLDRIEDDDQLQQMRHYKLLVSLPNNESIMVNDTMPANRRYARPWTVRFLNDLSRAHYARFHTPLVITSAVRTVEFQKHLVRINGNAAPPTGDVASPHLYGQAIDLGKRGMSMTEIAWMRAYLTPVESSGKVDVEEEFQQACFHISVYRRYLGLPPKKNGPAPDALPQRKMELVKASPAPSKRRRHISALLAAGVR; encoded by the coding sequence ATGTTTGATTCTCCGCGGCCAGCCAACGGCATGCCCGCGACCCCCAACGGAACCGTCTCCCGCTCTCTTTCGGTGCGCACGGTGGCGCTTGCCCTTGCGGCAACGCTTCTGCCCACCCTGAGTTATGCTGCCACCCGCCACACCGCCGTTCATCCTGCTGCAAAGCAGGTAAAGACTGCGCCTGCCCATGCAACAACTGCCAAGTCTGCGAAAGCCCATCGCAATACGGAACTAGACCGTGCAGAAGCTGCTTCGCGTAAGCCTGTGAAGGGCCGAGTTGCGAAACAGGAAGTTGCTGCGAAGCCGGAAGCCGCCAAGCCTGAGGTTGCTGTAAAGAAGCGCACCGGACGCGAGGCCATTGAGGCTGCGCGCGCTGAAGTGCGTGGCGCTCATGCAGCATCGCAGACAAAGTCTGCCCCCGCTCCTGAGGCTCCTGTTCGTAAGGCGACCGCGCCGGTGGAAGAGGCAAGCGCCGATCGCGCCACGCAGGATCGTGTGCATGCTTGGTACAAGTCGCGCTCCGCTGGATCCTCTGATGAAACGGCAGACGTTGCTCCTGCGAAGTCAACCGTTGCGAAGGCAAAGCCGGTGAAGGCTGTTGTCGCACCCGATCTCGCAACCACAGCTCACAAGGCCACGGTCGAAGACTTTGACCGAGCTCTGGAACAGCAGCGGCAGGCCATCCGCACGGCGCAGGCGCAGAACATGGCGCGCACCACCGATGACGATGATGCTGCCGAGGCCGCCACGCAGATTCCGCGCACCGCACCCACAGCTCGTGTTGCTGCGCCATTCGTTCATGGTGATTTGTTGGCACAGGCTGCGGACGATCAGCCCGGTTCGTTGCCGGTGCAGGCGTCGCTTCCCGCTGCGAAGCTGGATCGCCACCTTGAGAAGCATCCAGACACTAAGCCCGACGCGGAAGTGCTGGCAAAGACGCCAGACGGCCTGGATTCGGCGTCGCCCTCGCGCGTTCGTGTAATTGCTGCTGAGACGGCATCCGCCGATGTGCCGAAGGTGAACCTGCCCAAGCCGATCTCCATTCGCAAGGATGCAGCGCCCGCCGTTGTTGCGGTGAAGGCAGCGGCAAAGAAGCCAGACCTGGACCCGCAGACGGCTCAGGCGTTGACCGACGCCACGTTTGACGATGACAACGATGCTCCAGCGGAAACCACTCGTAGCATCAAGGCTGCACCGGTTGTGCGTCGCGCTGTTGTCGCCAGCGATGAGGATGCGGCAGACGCAGCCGTTATTCCTGCCGTCAAGGTCGATCTTTACGACACCAACGGACGCATCAAGATGCTGCCCGCCATGAAGGGCAGCCACGAAATTCTGGTGCACCAGAACCAGATGGCTGTTGCCGATGGTCTGGATCGTATTGAAGACGACGATCAGCTTCAGCAGATGCGGCATTACAAACTACTGGTGTCGTTGCCGAACAACGAATCCATCATGGTGAATGACACCATGCCCGCAAATCGGCGCTATGCGCGTCCGTGGACGGTTCGTTTCCTGAATGATCTTTCGCGTGCGCACTATGCCCGCTTCCACACACCGCTGGTCATCACCTCTGCGGTGCGCACGGTCGAATTTCAGAAGCACCTGGTTCGTATCAACGGCAATGCCGCACCGCCCACCGGCGATGTTGCTTCGCCACATCTTTACGGACAGGCCATCGACCTCGGCAAACGCGGCATGAGCATGACGGAAATCGCATGGATGCGCGCATACCTTACGCCGGTGGAATCTTCCGGAAAGGTCGATGTGGAGGAAGAGTTCCAGCAGGCCTGCTTCCACATCAGCGTCTATCGCCGCTACCTGGGCTTGCCGCCGAAGAAGAACGGACCCGCACCGGATGCATTGCCGCAACGGAAGATGGAACTGGTAAAGGCTTCACCGGCTCCGTCCAAGCGCCGTCGTCATATCTCTGCGTTGCTTGCCGCCGGAGTGCGTTAG